The Hymenobacter sp. DG25A nucleotide sequence CAACAACATTGCCCGGGCCGTGGGGCCGGCCATTGGCGGGGCCATTATTGCCTACTACTCGCCGGGGTGGGTGTTTCTGCTGAACGGGCTGTCGTTTCTGGGAACCTGGGCCGTAGTGTATAGCTGGAAGCGCAACCCCGAGGTAGCCACCGGCCCGGCCGAGAACTTTACGGGTGCGCTGCGGGCCGGGCTGCGCTACGTGCAGTACTCGCCGGCTATTTATGCCGTGCTGGTGCGCACGTTTGCCTTTTCCTTTGGGGCCAGTGCCATGTGGGCGCTGCTCTCGGTGGTGGTGGCGCGCCGCCTGCACCTCAGCTCGGGGCACTACGGTATTATGCTTTCCTGGCTGGGAGCGGGGGCCGTGGCCGGGGCTTTTCTGATGGGCCGCGCGGGGCACCGGCTCAACTTCAACCAACGGGTGCTGCTGGGTACCCTGGTGTTTGTGGGTACCAACGTGGCGCTGGCCCTGCTTACCTCGGTGTACCTGCTGTATCCGGTGATGTTTATTTCCGGCATTGCCTGGCTGATGGTGATGACCAGCTTCAGCACCACCGTGCAACTGCACGTGCCCAAGTGGGTGCAGGCGCGGGTAGTCAGTGTGTACATGCTGCTGTTTCAGGCGGGGCTGGCGCTGGGCAGCGTGGTCTGGGGCGAGCTGGCCGACCGCACCAGCCTGGAGCTTTCCCTGCTGCTCACGGCTGCCTGGATGCTGGTGAGCATGCTGCTGGCGCTGCCCTTCCCCATGCGCTCGGCCGAGGGGCTGGACCTGGCCCCCGCCGAGCACTGGCCCGACCCCGAAGTGCAGGGCGACATTGACCCCGACGATGGCCCCGTGGTAGTAATGATAGAATACCATGTGCCGGCCGCCAGCTGGCCCGCCTTCCGGCAGGCCGCAACCCACCTCACCCGCCTGCGCCTGCGCGACGGCGCCCTGCGGGCCGGGTTATTTGCCGATGTAGCCCAGCCCGAAAAGATTACCGAGTTCTTTTACGTGGCTACCTGGGGCGAGCATGAACGCCAGCACCACCGCTTCACCCGCGAGGACGTGGCCGTAGAAGCCCAGGTTCGCCAGTTCCATACCGGTCCGCAGCCGCCCCGCGTCACGCACTTCCTGGCTTTCCCCAAAACTATAAATGTAGAAGTGGCTACTTCGGTGTAGGGGATGGGCCGGTGGTGTTTAAGCTCGACGAAAAAACATCAAATAACACTATAATTCACAGTTTGGTTCAAAAAGCAGGGGCGAAAACACACTTCCGGCATTAACTTTGTGACAGGAAGATCAACAGGTCTTCTACTCCCTTTCTATATGCCCAAACTCCTGCTTATTCTGCTCTTGGCTTTTCTGATGCTGGTAGAGCCGGGTCAGGTGGCGGCCGAGTCTGCCAGCGTTGCGCTGGCCGAAACGGCTCTGCTGTTAAGCCCTCCTAAAGTGCCGCGTCCCGTTTACCGACGCTACAAAGGCAATAGCCGCAGCAAGAAAAAGCGCCTGGGCGTGTTCCGCCGCTGGGCTGCTTACCGCAAAGCCAAACGCAAGAACAAGGGCGCACCAACCAGAAAAGCTGCTCCGGCCAAACGGGGTGTGATTCGGGTAGATGCCCCGGATATGAAGATGCCGGCGCCACCGCCTGCTCCCAAGCCTTAGGCTTTACCACTGGTAGATATAAAAAAGAGCCGCCCTTCCCTTGAGGAGGGGCGGCTCTTTTTATGCGCCGGCCGGGATGGTACGCTGCTGGTAACCAGGTAGGGCTTTACTCTGCGGCCGGCCGTTGGGAGGCCAGCACGGTTTCGGCCATGGCTTTCAGGTCCAGGTCATCTACCAGTCCATCACAGAGCGTGAGGATAGAAAACAGGTAGCGCTTTAGCTGCGCCGGGTCGGGGTGCGGTTGGCGCAGAGCCGCCTGCACCAGGTGCAACGATAAATCGGCGAGGAGGAGCTGCCGGCGGGCACCGGGAGCAGCCTCCTGGAGCGCGGCAGTTTCCGTGAGGGCGTGGGCCTGGTGAACCAGTTGCAGAATAGGCTCGTGCATGAGGAAAGAATAGTAATGGAGCCGGCAATTTTACCACCTGGCACCGGCTGTACCAAACCCTTTGTTCTGTTCCAGCCCAGCGGCAGCGCATACTGGTTTTGCCGGTGGTCCGCCGCCCGGTGTTTCAGGCAGTTGAAACCTTACCGGATTAGGTGATATTTTTGCCCTTCATGAGCAAGCTGAAACCCGCCACTATCTATTTTGAGAATGCCGCCGGGCGCCTGCTGGAAGAGCCTGCTGGGTTTATGCGTACCATTTGGGGCAGCGGCCCCCGCCGGCCCGAAGATACCCGGGCTGTGTTTACGCACATGATGCTGGCCCTGCAGCGGCACGGCTGGAGCCGCATCCTGATTGATCAGCGCCCGATGCAGCCCTTCACGGCGGAGGAGCAAACCTGGATAACCCAGGAGTGGATGCCCCGGGCGGTGTCCGAGGGCGGCTACCGCCACGGCGCGGTCATCGTTTCGCCCAATGTTATGGTGCGCCTGGCCACCGCCTACATTACCACCCAGGTGCTGGGGCTGCCCCTGCAGTACCGCTCTTTCGAAACGGAGGCCGAGGCTCTGGCCTGGCTTCTGCAGCAGCCCGCCGCTCCGCAGTAGTAAGCTGACTGCCCTGGGCGGGCTACTTGTGCTTGAGATAAGCCGCCGCCGGCACTACCCGGTAGGCGGGGTCCGTGGCGAAAATGCCCTGCAAAGACGCCACGTGCCGGCCCCCGATGATGGTGAGAATCCGGGAGCTGCCGGTAGCCAGCTGCGTGGTTACAATGTTGGAGTAAACCTTCAGGTCGCGGTTATAAAACACGGAAATGAACTCCGCCCCCACGTGGTGCGGGCTAATGAAGGCGGCATCTACCATGGGGTCGGGCTTTAGAGTGCCATCGGTTACCCGGGCGGGGGTGCGGTACACCAGCGTGTGCAGCTGCTGCAGAAAAGCCGGACTGTTGAGAAAGGAGTACAGGCCCGCAAGCGTGATAGTGCCGCTTTCAAACTGCTCCACCACGGGCTTGTAAAACTGCCGGTGCTCCGCGGTGGCCTGCTCATACAGCGTCAGGTTAGTGCCCTGGTTTAGAATACTCTGCGAGGTGCCACCCGGGGCGTTTACGCAGTAAATGCGGCTGATGCCCAGGCGCTTGCCCAATGCAAAGCCCAGCTGAAATACTTCCGAGCGGCCATCGGGAAGGCTATCCAGCACCAGCTGGCCCTGCCGGTAGCGCTGGTACAGGCTGTCGATGCGGGCCTGCTGCTCGGGCAACTCTTCTACCAGGATGGCATCGGGCCGGAAGCGCTGCATCTGGTCCTGCAGGGCCCGTAGCTCGGCCTGCCGCCGGGGCGTCAGCACATCAGTCAGTGGGTTAGCGGGCTTGTGCAGTTGCCCCAGGTGGGGCGAGGAGAATAGCCAGATTTCGGTGGGGTGCCCGGCCGTAGCCGTGGCGGGAGTAGGGGCAGGGGTATGCGTAGCCGTGCAGCTAAACAGACCAACCAGGCAGATCAAGGCAGGTAATAATTGGGGCATAGGGATAGAGAGATATGGAAGGGGAAGGCCGGGAGGAGCCGCTTGCTCCGTCTGGCATCTACCCAGAGATACTAAAGTCAACGAACAGGTTGCTAGCGGCCGCCGGAAATTGGCAGCGCAGGCCCGCTCTTCTCCCACGCGGGCTGCTGCTTTGGCGGGTGCAGAAGCCTGCCTCCAAAACACAAATAGCCCCCTTGCCGAATCCGGGGCAAGGGGGCTATTGGCTACTTAGGTGTGCGCCTTAAGTGGGGGACGCTGACTGGCTATTCGGCCATGGCCGTCATCGATACGGAGCCCAGGTTTGCCTTACGCTCCGTTTCCGTGTGCAGGTCCAGGGTGTAGCGGGTTACTTCTTTGCCCACTTTCACCACAAAGGCATACTCCCCATCGGGCAACTCCTTCACGTTCAGCTTGCTGCCGAAAACGGGTTTGTCGGTGAATTTTTCGTACAGCACGGCCTTGTCGCTCAGGCGCACCACTTGCAGCTCACCCTTTTTAAAATGAGGGTTGCTCACGCGCACTAAGTAGGTAAAGTCGCCCACCTTATCCACGCAAACGGGCTGCGGACGGGCAGAGGACTGGGCCTGGGCAGCCTGGGTGAAACCCAGACTGGCGCAGGCGGCCACCAGAAGGAGGCGGGGGGCTTGTTTCAGGAGCGTTTTCATAGCGTGGTGTGGTAAAAAGGTTGGAAAAAACGGCTGCCCGCCCAGCGGCGAAGCAGTACTTGTATGATGTATCATAGACACCGTTTTCCACACGCGGTTGCATATTATTTGTATATAATTCTCTGATTATAAGAAAGATGAATCAATAAAGGAACAATGCAATAAGAGGCCCGGCAACCCCGGTAGATGCCCTTTCAGCAGGCCACTAAGCAACCGGCCTGATCATCATGTTAAACACCAGTTATGATTGAAAAACTCTCTTAATTATTGTATATTGAATATAATATTTATGATTAATCCTTAGCTGGTAAGAGCCGGCTAAGGCCTGGGAAGTTTTGTGCTGTTGCTATCCGCCGTTTCGCGCCTGCTCTGTTGAGCTTCTTTCCGTTCCCGGTTCATGGTGTGCCTTTCCCCTCAGACCAGCCTCCGCTGGCTGCTGCGGGAGGCTTGTTGGCTGTCTTATTTCTATTTCTACTTACTCAACCTGCTACGCCTATCCGCTATGAAAAACCTGTACTTACTTTTCCTGCTGGCTTTTGGAGTAGTTCCGCTGGCCTGGAGCCAGCAGCCTACCACCCCCGGCCCGGGGAAGCTGCTGCTGCATACCTGCCAGCCCGGCGGCGCCATGCAGCTGGTAGATATTCCCGCCACGTTTAAGTTTCCTCCCCGCACCGGCAGCGGGCGCGAGGCGCTTCCCCCGCAGGTGCGGATCATTTACCTAATCCCCACCGACCGGACCTACAACCCCGCCTATGCCACGGCTATAAGCAACGCGGCGCTGCACGTACAAAGCTTTTATCAGCAGCAAATGGGCAACACCAAAACCTTTACGCTGCGGGAGCCGGTGGTGGAAGTTTACCAGACGCCGCACGATGCGGCCTGGTACCAGACCAACCCCAATGGCAACAACTTTGCGCAGTTCTTCTATAATGTGGCCCAGGACGGGTTTGCGGCCGTGAACGGCATGTACTACGACCCGCAGAATGTGTACGTATTCTACATAGATGCCGAAGCGGCCTGCGGGCAGTGCGGCGGCTGCGGGGGCGGCGGCATTGTGGTCATGGATTCCAATGATTTCAAAGGCCTGCTCAACCTGCCTACCACCCGCTATTGCCCCACCGACCCCGAGCCGCCCCATTATGCGCCCTGCCTGTACGTGGGGCGACTGGCGCACGAGATGGGCCATGCCTTTGGCCTGCCCCACCCTCCCGGCTGCGACGACGGCCTGCCCACCTGCGACTACAGCGACCTGCTGTATCTGGGGTATGTCGACTACCCCAACACCTACATTAGCCAGGCGGAGAAAGACACCCTCAACCAGAGCCCCTTCTTTACGCCGCAGCCCCTGAAAGTGCCGCCCACGGGCTGCGATGTGCTGACGAGCGCCCGCCGGCAGGCTGCTTCCATCATGCAGAGCATTAGCCCCAACCCAGCGCAGGGCACCGCCACGGTGCATTTGCGGGCCCTCAGCCGCAAAACTACGCTTACCTTAACCGATGCCCTGGGCCGGGAAGTGCGCCAATACCCGGTAGGTGCCCGGGCCACCGAGGCCACGCTGGACCTGCAGGGCTTAAACCCCGGGCTATATCTGCTGCGCACCGGCACCAGCAGCCAACGCCTGCTGGTAAAATAATTTGGGCCTGACGGTGGCCGCGCGGCCGATGGCCGGTTTGCTGGGCATGGTCACCTACCTACTGGAAGTGAGTAGGTAGCACCCCTACAAAAACAAGGCAGGGTATCCGCTTTACGTGGATACCCTGCCTTGTTTTATGCCCACCGGTGGGAGGGAAGTTATTTCGTGTTCACAGCCGCTAGCGACACATTCTCCAGGTGTACTGTGCGCTCCGTTTCGGTTTGCAGGTTCAGCGAGTAGCGGGTTACGCCCTGGCCTACTTTCACCACCACGGCATATTCCCCATCCGTCAGCTGCTGCACGTTCAGCCGGCCGCCAAAGGTGGGCTTAAAGGTAGATTGGCTGTAGACAACGGCATTGTCGCTCAGCCGAACCACTTGCAGCCGGCTGCGTTGCCGCTGGGGGTTGCTGGCCCGCACTATATAAGTGAAGTCGTTTACTTTCAGTACACTAACGGCTGGGGCCTGGTTGGCAGTTTGGGCCTGGGCCGGCTGCGTGAAGCCAAGACCAGCGAAGGCGGCCACCAGCACCAGGCGGGAGGCTTTTTGGAGGAGTGTTTTCATAGCGTGGTAGGGGTAAGGAGGTTGGATAAGGAAGCTGCGGCCCGCGGCGTAGCGGGCAGCCCTTCCCGGTTGCCAGTAAGATTCCCAACTCAGCTGAACGGTTGCCTGTGGGCTTATATATATATTACTGATTATTGAAAAGATGCTATTAAAGCCGCTATAAGCGGCTTTTTTACTGCCAGGGCTACCTCGCGGCCGCCCAGCCGCGGCCAGCCCCGAAAAAAAAAACACCAGTAAAAGCCGGATTTCTGCATTGCCCGGGTCAGGAGTGTACGAAAACGGACAGTCTGCCTGATTACGGACGTTTTTTACGGAGTGGGTGTAGCTGATATTCGTTATAAATATATGATAATCAATAACTTATAACATTGGCACGGGGCTTGGGTACTACTATACAGGTTCGCCGCAGTGATGTTCAGAAACGCACAGTACGGACCTGATCCAAACCAGCAATCATTCATCCACTCTCTTTCTCTTTTCAGCCATGTCACGCTTCACTTCCTCCTCCGCTCGTTCCCTGAAACCTTCTGCTTCGCTGTCGGCTGCTGCCCGCCGCCGTTTGGGACGCTTTGTTTACTAAGCGGCTCAGCGCCTGTATTTTATAAATCAAGTCAATTCACATTTTTTCTTTTTGAGTCATGAAACGTTTTGTTGCTTCCTCCGCCCTTTCTGTTCGTCCTGCTACTTCGCTTTCGGCTGCCGCCCGTCGTCGGTTGGGCCGGTTTGTTTACTAAGGCCGGGGTGGCTGCGGCCATGCGCCGCTCCGCTGCGCCTGCGTAGAACAGGAAATTACCAGATAGCCCCCTAAGGGGAATTAGCTCGGGTCTGATACCAACTTGGTTGGGTATCTGACCCGAACTGGTTTAGGGCCGGGGCTAACATGTTGCGTTTTCCGGGGTGCTATGGGGGTTCCGGGAACTTTAGGGTGGGGAGCGGCTAAAACGGCGGCGTTTTGGCGTGTTTTTTGAGCACTGTCGAGGTGTATTTTGCCTCCCTGTCCTTCACCGTTTGTATATGCTGAAAATCTTCTCTCTCGCTGCCTTTCTGGTAGCAGCTATTCTGGGGCTTAGCGCTACGCCAGCCAGCGCCCAGGTTACCATCAATATTGGCCGCCCGGCGCCGCCCCCCGTCATTGTGGTGCGCGAAGTGCATCACCCCAAAAAGGCGAAAGGCCCTAAGCACTACTATTATCAGCCCCGCCCCGTGATGGTGGTGCCGGCCCGCCCCGTGTACTACGCCCCCCGCGGTGCCTACTATGGCGGCGGCCGTGGCCATGGAAAAGGGCACGGCAAGGGACGCCATTAGTAGCAGCCCGTTATCTATAAAAAAGGCTTCCACTGCGGTGGAAGCCTTTTTTTGTTCCTGTATAGTGGCGGCTACGCGGCCTTGCTCAGCCTGGCAGCAGCTAGTCCCGGGCAGGCATCAGCCACCGCCACCCACCAGCCGGCAGGGTGCTTTGGTATTATATATTGATTTGATAATATCATCTTTTATCTTTCGCCAATACAACCTATTCCACACCACAAAACATGAAGAAATTCTATCTATCCGCGTTGCTCGCTCTGAGCATCTCATTCTCTTATGCGCAAGGCTTCGAAAGCGCGAAGCAAATCTTCGAAAGCCCCAAGTTGAAGACCGAAATTGCCAAGCACAAGACGGTAGCTATCCTGCCTTTCGAAACCAAAATCACCTACAAAAAGCAGCCGAAGAACTTCAGCGCCGAGGCTAACCGGGAGCAGGAGAAATCCATGTCCAAGTCTATCCAGGCTAGCTTGTATACCTTCCTGCTTCGCAAAGCCAACAACTACACCGTTAGCTTCCAGGACGTAGACAAAACCAACATCCTGCTGAAGAAAGCCGGCGTGATGGATAAGCTGGATGAAATGACGCGCGACGAGCTGGCCAAAATCCTCGGCGTGGATGCCGTGCTGGGTGGCCGCTTTGAGCAGGAGCAGACCAAGTCAGATGGTGCCGCGCTTGCTACGGCTCTGTTGGTAGGCGGCATGGGCGGCAAAACCGGCACCGGCACGCTCTTCCTCCAGCTGAACGAAGGCAGCAACGGCGAACTGCTGTGGCGCTTCTTCAAGACCATGGATGATGGCCTCGGCTCCTCCACCGACGACCTGGTAGAGCGCATGATGCGCAAGGTGTCGCGCAACTTCCCGTATGCTAAGTCTTAAGAGCTTTACACTCAAAAAGAAAGGCCCGCAAAACTGCGGGCCTTTCTTTTTGAGTGTAAAGCAGCATCGATGGCCATATACTTCAAAATCTACTCAAATATTAGGAGGAGTGAGAGTAGCGCATGACATATACTCTAATATGGGTGCATACCACTAAAAACACATGCTTTTTTATCTATTCAGCATGTATGTAATTTTAAAGTCATTCCATCCAGCATTAATGCCTTGCTCAACAGGATATTCGCAATCATACGTAAGAGTGCAATTAAACAATGCAGCTAGCTTTCTAGCATTAGTTAATCCCATTCCAGTGCCAGAGGCAATTGAACGATTGATATTAGATCTAAACCCAGGCTCGAAAATCCTCTCTTTGTCTTCCTTAGGTATAAGTTGCCCATAGGAAGATACTGTAATTGTTACTTTTTGACCCCGCCGCATAGTTTCCTGTATTCTAACTCTTGGATAGAGCCTTACAAGATCAATTGAGTATTTAATAGCATTTTCTATAAGTATCATTAATAAAATTTCAAAATATTCCTTTTCGCCAGGCATATTTTGATTTGTGAAGCCTTCGGAGTAAAGGTGTTTGTTCTTAAAATCGTTTCTGAATATCTTAACTATTTTATTTACAGAGCGCTGTATTTCAAAATTTTTGTCTGTATTTATTCTTGCAGTTTCAAAAAAGTCCGGTCTAGTTAATTTTAGTTTGTCTAATATAAATCGTGTTAATCTTGATGCTACATATATCTTTTTGTGGTTTTTATCGGCTTTATCAAAAGAAGATTCCCAATCTTTTTCGCTTTTAAAGTCGATAAGCTCATCTACACTTGATACGATTTTTGAGTTTAATCCACGTAGCTCGTGAATATTGCCAGTGACTAGGCTTATTGGTATGTATTCTTCAAAGTTGATAATTTTATAATCATCAACTATTCTTGCTTTGATATAGATGTCGCTAAAAATATTGTCAGAATATTTTTTAACTACCTTGTTAGGCATTTTTCCTTTTTGAGAGGAAATAATCAAGCCTATATAACATAGGCTTTTATATATTATATAGCTAAATCCAAGGCAATCAATTCCTATTCGTGGTGTTTCGTTGATTTTATTCTCAATTAATAGCTGGGAATAAAATTTCAACAATGCATCTTGGTTACGAGTGTGTAGGTACTCACTTGGAGGGCCAATAATACAGCCTCCGGTTATTTTAACTTTAGAAGATGATACTGAAATTGTTGTAAAAACCTGATTCATATAAATAATGATTATTAGTTAGCAAGATCAAATATTGTTTTTGCTAACGATAAAAACGCACTAGCGGTTTTTATTACTTCTCCATTGCTGGTTACTTCCTTTACCTTCTTTATGGCTAATTCTTTATCTTTGCCATATTTTTGCAGGATTTGAATAATTTCGTCAGGTGAATCAGTTCCTTTGATTACTTTCATTAATTCACGCTTATTTATTTCTAAATGATATTTATTTGAAAAGGCTTTTTTGATATTTGTATCTAGTGTGTATTTAAAATCGAGATAATCAAAGTCTTTGCCAATGAAATCATCTGCTTGGTCAGCTTGGTTTTTGAATTTGGTTATAGACCAATCTGCTCCGGTATACATTATTACTACAATATGCGGATACGTGTTCTTTAAATATTTAAGAATTCCCCAGCCTTCAGAGGACTCGGAAATGGTTTTGCCAATACCTTGTATATCTAACACAACAACATTGTATCCTTTATTTGCAAAATCATCTATATTTTCTATGTCTTCCCAATATGCAACGTTGTATCCATCTTTTTGTAAACGATTAACATAATTTACTTCTTCATCATCTACAAAAGCAATACGTGCTTTGAGTTTTGCTTTTTCAAACTCTTCATGGGAGAATTCAGTCAAAGGCGCTAGCTCATCTATCAGGTGTGCTTCTGTCTTTTTGCTTTTGTCTTCCTTGTTTTTGAAAAATGAAAACATTGTTTTTGTTATTAAAATAAGTAATGAAACTTTTCCAATCATATAGGCAAATAAAAAACGAGCCCGATTTATTTAATATCCGGGCTCGTTTTTTATATTTAGTTAGGGCTTGTTAAGAGCCACACGCCTCGCAGGCGTCCGGATTATCCAGGGAGCAGGCCATGGCGGCGGCCTGGTCGGCTACGTTCATGGGCTCCAGGGTTTCGGCGGCTTGCTTCTGCACCGTGAACTTGATGGCATCGGCGGCGGCTTTGGTGCGCAGGTAGTACATGCCGGTTTTCAGGCCCTTCTTCCAGCTATGGAAGTGCATGCTGGTGAGCTTGCCGAAGTTCACGTTCTGCACGTGCAGGTTCAGGCTCTGGCTCTGGCAGATGTAGGCGCCCCGGTCAGCGGACATATCAATAATGCGGCGCTGCGAAATCTCCCACACCGTTTTGTACAGGTCCTTAATGTGCTGCGGAATGTTGGGGATGTCCTGCACCGAGCCGTTGGCGGCAATGATGGCCGTCTTCATCTGATCGTTCCAGATGCCCAGCTTCACCAGGTCCTTCAGGAGGTGCTTGTTCACCACCATAAACTCGCCGCTCAGCACGCGGCGCACGTAAATGTTGGAGGTATACGGCTCAAACGACTCGTTATTACCCAGAATCTGGGCCGTAGAAGCCGTCGGCATGGGCGCTACCAGCAGGGAGTTGCGCACGCCGTGCTCCATTACCTGCTGGCGCAGGGTATCCCAGTCCCAACGGCCGGAGTCGGGCGTTACGCCCCACAGATCAAACTGGAACTTGCCCTGGCTCAGGGGTGAGCCCTGGAAGGTTTCGTAGGCGCCGTCCTTCATGGCCAGGTCCTTGGAGGCCGTCATGGCCGCGAAGTAGATGGTCTCGAAGATGTCCTTGTTCAGTCCGCTTGCCTCGTCGCTCTCGAAGGGCATGCGCAGCGCAATGAACGTATCGGCCAGCCCCTGCACACCCAACCCGATGGGGCGGTGGCGGCGGTTGCTGCGCTCCGCCTCGGGCACGGGGTAGTAGTTGATGTCAATTACCTTGTTCAGGTTCTTGGTGGCGTGGTACGTTACCTCGTACAGCTTGTCGTGGTCGAACATCACGGTGCCGTTTTCTTCTTTGAGGTAGCGCGGCAGCGCCAGCGAGGCCAGGTTGCACACCGCAATTTCGTTCTCGTCGGTGTACTCCATTATCTCGGTGCACAGGTTGGAGGACTTAATGGTGCCCAGGTTCTGCTGGTTGCTCTTGCTGTTGGCAGCGTCCTTGAACAGCATGTAGGGCGTGCCGGTCTCCTGCTGGCTTTCCAGAATAGAGAACCACAGCTCCTGCGCCTTAATGGTTTTGCGGCCGCGGCCTTCGCGCTCATACTTCTCGTAGAGGCGCTCGAAGTCCTTACCCCAGGTGTCGCCCAGGCCGGGGCACTCGTTGGGGCACATCAGCGTCCAGTCGGCGTTGGCTTCCACGCGCTTCATGAACAGGTCGGGCGTCCAGAGGGCGTAGAACAGGTCGCGGGCGCGGTTTTCCTCCTTGCCGTGGTTCTTTTTTAGATCCAGGAAGTCGAAGATATCGGCGTGCCAGGGCTCAATGTAGATGGCGAAGGCGCCTTTGCGCTTGCCGCCGCCCTGGTCTACGTAGCGGGCCGTGTCGTTAAACACTTTCAGCATCGGGATGATGCCGTTGCTGGTGCCGTTGGTGCCTTTGATGTAGGAACCGGTGGCGCGCACGTTGTGAATGCTCAGGCCAATGCCGCCGGCTGACTGCGAAATCTGAGCGCAGTTTTTCAGGGTGTCGTAAATGCCCGTGATGGAGTCGTCCTTCATCGTGAGCAGGAAGCAGGAGCTGAGCTGGGGCTTGGGCGAGCCGGCGTTGAACAGCGTAGGCGTGGCGTGCGTGAACCACCGCTCGCTCATGAGGTTGTAGGTCTCAATAGCCGACTCCAGATCGTCCTTATGGATGCCAATGGCGACACGCATGAGCATGTGCTGGGGTCGCTCTACCACTTTGCCGTCTACGCGCAGCAGGTAGCTCCGCTCGAGGGTTTTAAAGCCGAAGTAGTCGTAGCTGTAGTCCCGGTCATAGATGATGGCCGAGTCCAGGGTAGCGGCGTGCTTGTGAATTACCTCCCACACGTCTTTGGCAATGAGGGAAGCGTTTTCGCCGGTTTTGGGGTCCTCGTAGGTGTACAGCCGCTTCATGGTGCTGCTGAACGACTTGGAGGTAACCTTGTGCAGATTGCTCACGGCAATGCGCGCCGCCAGAATAGCGTAGTCGGGATGCTTAGTGGTGAGCGAGGCGGCGGTTTCCGCGGCCAGGTTGTCCAGCTCTACGGTGGTTACGCCGTCGTAAATGCCATCAATGACCTTTTTGGCCACCTCCACCGGCGATACGAACATCATGTTAAGCCCGTAACAGAGCTTTTCAATGCGTGCCGTGACTTTGTCGAATTTCACGGATTCGCGGCGACCGTCGCGTTTGAGTACCAGCATAGACGTAGCAGGTTATGAGGTTGGATAGGATGGGGCTGCTCTGCGCAGAGCCAGCCGAAGGTTCTAACAAGAGGCGCAATCCGCCGCTCACGGAGCAGATTGATTCCGGAAGTTATCGGTCTTCCACGGGCAGGACAAACCTTCTTTTCAGAAGTTTTCCACATTGCCTTAAATCAGTGCAATTCAGCAGGTTTTTGTATCGGCGCCGCGCTATGTTGCCGGGGAAGGCAAGCGGAAATTCGGGTTGCGCGGGAGTGGGGAATTTGGTACAACAGGGTAGGGCGGGGGAGGCGGAGTCAGGCAGCTTCCCCTCTCTGAAAGATGACTATTCTTCCAACTCAGCTACTAAATTTTCCACGCCATTTTTCTCTCTGTCATCCTGAGCTTGCGAAGGACCTTATCACGCTAGAACGACAAGCGTAACAACGACTCGCCCTAGCGTGAGAAGGTCCTTCGCAAGCTCAGGATGACACATGTGGGGCAGAATGTTGAGTTAGGCTGTAAGGGGGAGTTGATGGAGGAGAAGTTTTGGCAACCCATCCTGGCAATCTAGCCTGGCATGAGAAACTCCCACTGCTCATTCTGCGTGGCTATGAGGGCATTCTTTTTGGTGCGCGTCCAGCCTTTTAGCTCTTTTTCGCGGGCAATGGCGGTCTGGCTGTCGGTGTACTCTTCGAAGTAGATGAGGTGGTAGCAGAAGTAGCGCCCGGCAAAGGTCTGCGGCTGGCCCCGGTTTTCGTAGTGCTGCGCCAGCCGGTCGCGTAGGTTATTGGT carries:
- a CDS encoding ribonucleoside-diphosphate reductase subunit alpha codes for the protein MLVLKRDGRRESVKFDKVTARIEKLCYGLNMMFVSPVEVAKKVIDGIYDGVTTVELDNLAAETAASLTTKHPDYAILAARIAVSNLHKVTSKSFSSTMKRLYTYEDPKTGENASLIAKDVWEVIHKHAATLDSAIIYDRDYSYDYFGFKTLERSYLLRVDGKVVERPQHMLMRVAIGIHKDDLESAIETYNLMSERWFTHATPTLFNAGSPKPQLSSCFLLTMKDDSITGIYDTLKNCAQISQSAGGIGLSIHNVRATGSYIKGTNGTSNGIIPMLKVFNDTARYVDQGGGKRKGAFAIYIEPWHADIFDFLDLKKNHGKEENRARDLFYALWTPDLFMKRVEANADWTLMCPNECPGLGDTWGKDFERLYEKYEREGRGRKTIKAQELWFSILESQQETGTPYMLFKDAANSKSNQQNLGTIKSSNLCTEIMEYTDENEIAVCNLASLALPRYLKEENGTVMFDHDKLYEVTYHATKNLNKVIDINYYPVPEAERSNRRHRPIGLGVQGLADTFIALRMPFESDEASGLNKDIFETIYFAAMTASKDLAMKDGAYETFQGSPLSQGKFQFDLWGVTPDSGRWDWDTLRQQVMEHGVRNSLLVAPMPTASTAQILGNNESFEPYTSNIYVRRVLSGEFMVVNKHLLKDLVKLGIWNDQMKTAIIAANGSVQDIPNIPQHIKDLYKTVWEISQRRIIDMSADRGAYICQSQSLNLHVQNVNFGKLTSMHFHSWKKGLKTGMYYLRTKAAADAIKFTVQKQAAETLEPMNVADQAAAMACSLDNPDACEACGS
- a CDS encoding GIY-YIG nuclease family protein; translation: MPYYTYITTNPARSVLYIGITNNLRDRLAQHYENRGQPQTFAGRYFCYHLIYFEEYTDSQTAIAREKELKGWTRTKKNALIATQNEQWEFLMPG